A DNA window from uncultured Methanoregula sp. contains the following coding sequences:
- a CDS encoding ATP-binding cassette domain-containing protein, protein MTSQPPVPLPHHCPPLDPENELIHVDCASHVYPDGSVGIHEMCFSVKKHEIVAICGPNGSGKSTLIEHLNGLLRPTMGRVWVNGKTISEGDQANLWKEVGLVFQQSDDQLFAPTVIDDVMFGPLNMGMSREEALARATKALETVGAGDLAGKLPNYLSGGQKRLISIAGILAMQPLVIAMDEPTSDLDPIHTALVESIIRDLRDRQNISVVIATHDLDLAARIADRICLVQNGAVYIQGTPQEIFYNPDLVQEAGLALPSTVRTYLDFCKASGTRPADRPVRRDELTQALLRIRSGT, encoded by the coding sequence ATGACATCACAACCACCGGTCCCCTTACCGCACCACTGCCCTCCCCTTGACCCGGAGAATGAACTGATCCACGTGGATTGCGCAAGCCATGTGTATCCCGACGGCAGCGTGGGGATACACGAGATGTGCTTCTCGGTGAAAAAGCACGAGATCGTGGCGATCTGCGGTCCCAACGGATCGGGGAAATCCACGCTGATCGAGCATCTCAACGGCCTGCTCCGGCCGACCATGGGCCGGGTCTGGGTGAACGGCAAGACCATTTCGGAGGGCGATCAGGCAAACCTCTGGAAAGAAGTCGGCCTCGTCTTCCAGCAATCCGACGACCAGCTCTTTGCCCCGACCGTGATCGACGACGTGATGTTCGGGCCGCTGAACATGGGAATGTCAAGGGAAGAGGCACTGGCCCGGGCCACAAAAGCCCTTGAGACCGTCGGGGCCGGGGATCTTGCAGGCAAACTCCCCAATTATTTGAGCGGCGGCCAGAAACGTCTCATCTCGATCGCCGGCATCCTTGCCATGCAGCCGCTCGTCATCGCCATGGACGAGCCCACGTCCGATCTCGACCCCATCCATACCGCACTTGTCGAATCGATCATCCGGGATCTCCGCGACCGCCAGAACATATCGGTGGTCATTGCCACGCACGACCTGGACCTGGCAGCCCGGATTGCCGACCGGATCTGCCTGGTCCAAAATGGCGCCGTGTATATCCAGGGAACCCCGCAGGAGATCTTTTACAACCCGGACCTTGTACAGGAAGCCGGACTCGCCCTTCCCTCGACCGTCAGGACTTATCTTGATTTCTGTAAAGCATCAGGTACCAGGCCTGCCGATCGCCCGGTCCGGCGGGACGAGTTGACGCAGGCGCTCCTGAGGATCCGGTCAGGTACCTGA
- a CDS encoding energy-coupling factor ABC transporter permease, with protein sequence MAHIHLEDGSFSLLWVLVWWASALILLGFALYFLRTSKKPDPRRITIAAFCTAAAFAIFQVDIPIAGGVHINLTPLIGILTGPLVGSLIVFITNILSAAIGHGGWGMIGANTLVNFSEVVSAYAIFRILKRRLPDHFSRAALATLAGLFIGNCVMIAIIMVSGIQGVTQGSSQILAGLSLIFAINMAVAVIEAFVTGLTVAYMGRVRPDLLDEGKA encoded by the coding sequence ATGGCGCATATCCATCTCGAGGACGGTTCTTTTTCCCTCCTGTGGGTTTTGGTCTGGTGGGCATCGGCCCTCATTCTTCTCGGCTTTGCCCTCTATTTCCTGCGCACATCGAAAAAGCCGGATCCCCGGCGCATCACGATAGCAGCATTCTGCACGGCAGCAGCGTTTGCGATCTTCCAGGTCGACATCCCGATCGCCGGAGGAGTGCATATCAATCTGACGCCGCTCATCGGGATCCTGACCGGCCCCCTGGTCGGGTCGCTCATCGTCTTTATAACAAACATCCTCTCCGCAGCGATCGGCCACGGGGGATGGGGGATGATCGGGGCAAACACGCTTGTCAACTTCTCGGAAGTGGTCTCTGCCTACGCAATCTTCCGCATCCTTAAGCGCCGGCTTCCCGATCATTTCTCCCGGGCCGCTCTTGCCACCCTTGCCGGCCTCTTCATCGGGAACTGCGTGATGATCGCAATCATCATGGTCTCCGGCATCCAGGGAGTGACCCAGGGGAGCTCCCAGATTCTTGCCGGCCTCTCCCTCATCTTTGCCATCAACATGGCAGTCGCAGTCATCGAGGCATTCGTAACAGGTCTCACGGTCGCCTACATGGGCCGGGTCCGCCCCGATCTTCTGGACGAGGGAAAAGCATGA
- a CDS encoding RNB domain-containing ribonuclease, with protein sequence MNRHRTVDLRAIAWSAMEKYGFKPAFPPQVIREVEAIEEFAPADEGEALDLRSLLWSSIDNSDSQDLDQIEYCEENRDGSIQVWVAIADVDAYVPKNSKADQYAAHNGTSVYLDVQTFPLFPDRLSKGITSLLPGRDHRAIVIEYTVRTDGSFEPAGVYRALVRNQAKLVYEEVGNWLDEIGKIPAGVRNTPGMEEQVRLQDKTARLLKQKRLEQGALDLETIEPRAVIEDGSVREIVVVKKNPARSIIEEFMVAANGTMVRVLGKANVSMIQRIVRVPKYWDEIVLTAVSYGAHLPKEPDAKALSDFLFRQKDKDPERFPDLSLTVIKLLGPGEYLALDPGTPPTGHFSLAVTDYTHSTAPNRRYVDLINQRMVKAVLDHKESPYSPEDLADESAWLTDREKASKKAERFMRKAAAAVLLQNRIGDLFDALVTGATEKGVYVRLLDPPAEGKVVQNSQGLRVGMKIRVRLQKTDPVHGFIDFERVGGNVR encoded by the coding sequence ATGAACCGACACCGCACCGTGGATCTCAGAGCCATTGCCTGGTCTGCAATGGAGAAGTACGGGTTCAAACCGGCATTTCCTCCCCAGGTTATCCGGGAAGTCGAAGCCATCGAGGAGTTCGCACCCGCGGACGAGGGGGAAGCCCTCGATCTCCGTTCCCTGCTCTGGTCCTCGATCGACAACAGCGATTCGCAGGATCTCGACCAGATCGAGTACTGCGAGGAGAACCGGGACGGTTCGATCCAGGTCTGGGTTGCCATCGCCGACGTGGATGCCTATGTCCCGAAGAACTCGAAAGCCGACCAGTACGCGGCCCACAACGGCACCTCGGTCTATCTCGATGTCCAGACCTTCCCGCTCTTCCCCGACCGGCTCTCGAAGGGAATAACGTCGCTGCTCCCGGGCCGGGACCACCGGGCTATCGTGATCGAGTACACGGTCCGGACCGACGGAAGCTTCGAGCCTGCCGGCGTATATCGTGCCCTCGTGCGCAACCAGGCAAAACTCGTGTACGAAGAGGTGGGGAACTGGCTGGATGAGATCGGGAAGATCCCGGCAGGAGTCCGGAACACCCCCGGCATGGAAGAACAGGTCCGGCTCCAGGACAAAACTGCCCGCCTTCTCAAGCAGAAACGGCTGGAGCAGGGGGCGCTCGATCTCGAGACCATAGAGCCCAGAGCGGTGATCGAAGATGGCTCGGTCCGGGAGATCGTTGTTGTAAAGAAGAACCCGGCCCGGAGCATCATCGAGGAGTTCATGGTGGCGGCAAACGGGACCATGGTGAGAGTCCTCGGGAAAGCGAATGTCTCCATGATCCAGCGGATTGTCCGGGTGCCCAAGTACTGGGACGAGATCGTGCTCACCGCTGTGAGTTATGGTGCGCACCTGCCAAAGGAACCGGATGCAAAAGCCCTCTCCGACTTCCTCTTCCGGCAGAAGGACAAGGATCCCGAACGGTTCCCCGATCTCTCGCTCACCGTCATCAAGCTCCTCGGGCCGGGGGAGTACCTGGCGCTCGATCCCGGTACTCCTCCCACCGGCCACTTCTCGCTTGCCGTCACCGACTATACCCACTCGACAGCACCCAACCGGCGGTACGTCGATCTCATCAACCAGCGGATGGTAAAAGCGGTCCTGGATCATAAGGAGAGCCCGTACTCCCCGGAGGACCTGGCCGATGAATCGGCATGGCTGACCGACCGTGAAAAAGCTTCCAAGAAAGCGGAACGGTTCATGCGGAAAGCGGCAGCAGCGGTCCTCCTGCAGAACCGGATCGGCGATCTATTCGATGCACTCGTTACCGGCGCAACGGAGAAAGGCGTGTATGTCCGCCTGCTCGATCCCCCGGCGGAAGGAAAAGTTGTCCAGAACAGCCAGGGCCTGCGGGTGGGCATGAAGATCCGTGTGCGACTGCAAAAAACCGATCCTGTCCACGGGTTCATCGACTTCGAGCGGGTTGGCGGGAACGTTCGATAA
- a CDS encoding chemotaxis protein CheC yields MEFTVVQMDAMQELANIGAAHAATTLSQMLDTQIGMSVPEINVVDISQVGEFLTDELTTLVVFELQGDIPHGGFLILHFPRDSALRTANIMQGSEQTEHPFGEMDKSAILEVGNIMVSSFLSATSDLLGFIMLPSPPALVFDMAHAAITSLIAQMTVEVDDVILFRVKLTSEEHNIAGNILIFLEVSTLDKVAARLEELTKQTPSSA; encoded by the coding sequence ATGGAATTTACCGTAGTTCAGATGGATGCAATGCAGGAGCTCGCCAATATCGGGGCCGCCCACGCGGCCACAACGCTCTCGCAGATGCTCGATACCCAGATCGGGATGAGCGTGCCGGAGATCAATGTCGTGGACATTTCCCAGGTTGGTGAGTTCCTCACCGATGAACTGACCACCCTCGTTGTTTTCGAGCTCCAGGGCGACATTCCCCACGGGGGATTTTTAATTTTGCATTTCCCCCGGGATTCAGCCCTCAGGACCGCAAATATCATGCAGGGCAGCGAGCAGACCGAACATCCGTTCGGCGAGATGGACAAGAGCGCCATCCTCGAAGTCGGGAACATCATGGTCTCCTCGTTCTTAAGCGCCACCTCCGACCTGCTCGGGTTCATCATGCTCCCTTCCCCCCCCGCTCTTGTCTTCGATATGGCCCATGCAGCGATCACCTCCCTCATCGCCCAGATGACCGTTGAAGTGGATGACGTGATCCTCTTCCGCGTCAAGCTCACCTCAGAGGAGCACAATATCGCCGGCAATATCCTCATCTTCCTGGAAGTCTCCACGCTCGACAAAGTTGCAGCGCGGCTGGAAGAGCTGACAAAACAGACGCCGTCCTCAGCGTAA
- a CDS encoding ATP-dependent DNA helicase, translating to MESIDTYFPYSGYRPGQRHMLEVAAQVAKEGGIAMIDAPTGSGKSSVIASLLAERNKRKIVVAVRTVSQLATFIRELELVRKKRPDIKSVYLVGKGSMCPLGGEGDIYRRCEGVKKFSNALMRDRADKGALTPSKDPFIIQQIRMMDKEHPLLCPYYIASKMFVPAESVGVKMVPSTALRTKADRVIANPVPPRELAEFCAEICPYELMMQAAKNTDIVILNYYHLFDREIREQLYANLGVEPQDVLLLIDEAHNCGDVITTIESVSLEQRDLEQAARELSGLRKRHKGAEAVHHVLPRLTEFMKGLENSIEAEDWFDPAIFDRMVVRESLYKNMDEIVDDLIGISEVIRENSQKTGQFRETAIERLTEFLFRLSQSSTDPAFLTVYRKDEAGITLEVRNIDPAAPLTEVCGMHACCILISGTLSPVESFRRYYFGNAPVTTLALPNAFPRENRLVACANDITTAYSMRQNAENTTKITEYIRAFSSLKGNRAIYFPSYQILESYANLAAPHIRGRKVFIEPRDSAEAGAALKEFLSLPMRGDSGVMFAVCGGKWSEGLDYRGEMLNGAMVVGLPLAPFNRVRRMMIEYYRHKFGNEGEFICYTLPAINRSLQALGRVLRTPEDRGVLVLAEKRFLENRVKGALPGWMQEEMIGCDVKKFREVIGSWK from the coding sequence ATGGAGAGCATCGATACCTACTTCCCGTACAGCGGATACCGGCCGGGCCAGCGCCACATGCTTGAAGTCGCAGCGCAGGTGGCAAAAGAAGGCGGCATTGCCATGATCGATGCCCCGACCGGCAGCGGAAAGTCGAGTGTCATCGCATCTCTCCTTGCCGAGCGGAACAAACGGAAGATCGTGGTCGCGGTCCGGACCGTGAGCCAGCTCGCAACATTCATCCGCGAACTTGAACTCGTGCGGAAGAAGAGGCCGGACATAAAGAGCGTGTACCTGGTGGGGAAAGGAAGCATGTGCCCGCTCGGGGGGGAAGGCGACATATACCGCAGGTGCGAAGGGGTCAAGAAATTCTCAAACGCCCTCATGCGGGACCGGGCCGACAAAGGCGCCCTCACGCCGTCAAAAGATCCGTTCATCATCCAGCAGATCCGCATGATGGACAAGGAGCACCCGCTCCTCTGCCCCTATTATATTGCAAGCAAGATGTTCGTTCCCGCCGAGAGCGTGGGCGTCAAGATGGTGCCGTCAACTGCATTGCGCACCAAAGCCGACCGGGTGATCGCAAACCCGGTCCCTCCCCGGGAACTCGCGGAGTTCTGTGCCGAGATCTGCCCCTACGAGCTGATGATGCAGGCGGCGAAGAACACGGACATCGTGATCCTCAACTACTACCACCTCTTCGACCGGGAGATCCGCGAACAGCTCTACGCAAACCTTGGGGTGGAGCCGCAGGACGTCCTGCTCCTCATCGACGAGGCGCACAACTGCGGGGATGTTATCACAACAATCGAGAGCGTCTCCCTGGAGCAGCGCGATCTCGAACAGGCAGCCCGGGAACTCTCCGGCCTGCGCAAGCGCCACAAGGGAGCGGAAGCCGTCCACCATGTTCTTCCCCGGCTCACCGAGTTCATGAAAGGCCTTGAAAATTCCATCGAGGCAGAGGACTGGTTCGATCCGGCCATCTTCGACCGGATGGTTGTCCGCGAATCGCTGTACAAGAACATGGACGAGATCGTCGACGACCTGATCGGGATCTCCGAAGTGATCCGGGAGAACAGCCAGAAGACCGGGCAGTTCCGGGAGACCGCGATCGAACGGCTGACCGAGTTCCTCTTCCGGCTCTCGCAGTCCTCCACCGACCCGGCCTTCCTGACCGTGTACCGGAAGGACGAAGCCGGCATAACCCTCGAAGTCCGCAACATCGACCCGGCAGCGCCCTTAACGGAGGTCTGCGGGATGCATGCCTGCTGCATCCTCATATCGGGGACGCTCTCACCGGTCGAGAGCTTCCGGCGCTACTATTTCGGCAATGCCCCCGTGACAACGCTCGCCCTGCCCAATGCGTTCCCCAGAGAGAACCGGCTCGTGGCCTGTGCAAACGATATCACGACCGCGTACTCGATGCGGCAGAACGCGGAGAACACAACCAAGATCACCGAATATATCCGGGCATTCTCCTCCCTCAAAGGGAACCGGGCAATCTATTTTCCCAGTTACCAGATCCTTGAATCGTACGCAAACCTTGCCGCCCCGCATATCCGGGGAAGGAAAGTCTTCATCGAACCCCGGGACTCAGCAGAAGCCGGCGCAGCGCTCAAAGAATTTCTCTCGCTCCCGATGCGGGGGGATTCGGGGGTCATGTTTGCGGTCTGCGGCGGCAAATGGAGCGAGGGGCTCGATTACCGGGGCGAGATGCTGAACGGGGCGATGGTGGTCGGCCTTCCCCTTGCGCCATTCAACCGGGTGCGCAGGATGATGATCGAATATTACCGGCACAAGTTCGGCAACGAGGGCGAGTTCATCTGCTACACGCTGCCGGCCATCAACCGGTCCCTCCAGGCGCTCGGCCGGGTGCTCAGGACGCCCGAGGATCGCGGCGTTTTGGTCCTTGCCGAGAAGCGGTTCCTGGAGAATCGCGTGAAAGGGGCGCTGCCCGGCTGGATGCAGGAAGAGATGATCGGATGCGATGTGAAAAAATTCCGCGAGGTGATCGGATCCTGGAAATGA
- a CDS encoding MGMT family protein, whose product MMSGSCRLGLWHVQVHWCGDTIHQVRFAREGIPGTVPEPIRQYCAGQPVDLTTLDTIPLHDTGTYSRIYREVRKVPYGRTASYGEIALLAGTGPRVVGQAMARNITPLVIPCHRITAAKGIGGFSPSVEIKEALLALEQKGLHKILLRKKI is encoded by the coding sequence ATGATGAGCGGGTCCTGCCGGCTCGGGCTCTGGCATGTCCAGGTCCACTGGTGCGGGGATACCATCCACCAGGTACGGTTTGCCCGCGAAGGTATACCGGGTACGGTGCCCGAACCGATCCGGCAGTACTGCGCCGGACAACCGGTCGACCTGACCACGCTCGACACCATCCCGCTTCACGATACCGGGACGTACAGCCGGATCTACCGGGAGGTCCGGAAGGTTCCCTATGGCCGGACTGCAAGCTATGGGGAGATCGCGCTTCTCGCCGGGACCGGGCCCCGCGTGGTCGGACAGGCCATGGCCCGCAACATAACCCCGCTCGTCATCCCCTGCCACCGGATCACCGCCGCAAAGGGCATCGGGGGATTCTCGCCGTCGGTCGAGATCAAGGAGGCCCTCCTGGCCCTGGAACAGAAAGGACTTCATAAAATACTATTGCGCAAAAAGATCTAA
- a CDS encoding molybdenum cofactor guanylyltransferase encodes MRSAIILVGGEARRANGQEKYFFVYEGKTFIRRLIDSLRSVVDEIILVARDPDQCQRFHGISGVRCITDIRTGIGPIGGLHAGALAARGDYLFVSACDMPCIDSKVVEYLFLELGSSDAAIPSWNFDMIEPLHAVYRRAVLLDYLKSHESLSLRPMIRSINTRYVPIEAIRQFDPELRTFTNINKLEDLEQINGSTGKGNNVPE; translated from the coding sequence ATGAGATCGGCAATTATTCTCGTTGGAGGCGAGGCCCGGCGTGCCAATGGACAGGAGAAGTACTTCTTCGTGTACGAGGGAAAGACGTTCATCCGGCGCCTGATCGATTCGCTCAGATCCGTCGTGGATGAGATCATCCTGGTTGCCCGCGATCCGGATCAGTGCCAGAGGTTCCACGGGATCAGTGGCGTGCGGTGCATAACCGATATCCGCACCGGGATCGGCCCCATCGGGGGTCTCCATGCCGGAGCCCTTGCAGCCAGGGGCGATTACCTGTTCGTCTCAGCCTGCGACATGCCCTGCATCGACAGCAAAGTTGTCGAGTATCTCTTCTTGGAACTTGGCTCCTCCGATGCGGCAATTCCGAGCTGGAACTTCGATATGATCGAGCCCCTCCACGCAGTGTACCGCCGGGCAGTGCTTCTGGATTACTTGAAAAGCCACGAATCGCTCTCCCTGCGCCCGATGATCCGCAGCATCAATACCCGGTACGTTCCCATAGAAGCAATCCGGCAGTTCGACCCGGAACTCCGCACATTCACCAACATCAACAAGCTCGAGGATCTCGAACAGATCAACGGCAGTACCGGAAAAGGGAACAATGTTCCGGAATGA
- a CDS encoding PAS domain S-box protein, with amino-acid sequence MRSENDEALRFFIIAAASIGAVVSTVFSLTHGIFEIFPFLYILPIILVVYFYPDRGVVFSLGISLMYICLVYLFGYSNPGHIAIATAWFAIFIIIGVVVSSYATKLQQEKARIRQILNNSQDGIFCFDIKTGQVQEINAKCAQWLRYERAELRGTSLAMIWSDAGEREGFIARVKKDPWNTETEGMFRAKDGTMLRFVISAALVLPDRILCSAIDITGSKIVDEEIRKTLEDLEEQVRARTAHLEALNEKLRAEILERRQFEQKMLAETMRSARDEDEI; translated from the coding sequence TTGAGAAGCGAAAACGACGAGGCCCTGCGTTTTTTTATCATCGCCGCCGCATCCATCGGGGCCGTTGTCAGCACGGTTTTTTCCTTAACCCACGGGATCTTTGAGATCTTCCCGTTTCTGTATATCCTCCCCATCATCCTAGTTGTGTACTTTTACCCGGATCGCGGCGTGGTCTTCTCCCTGGGCATCAGCCTGATGTACATCTGCCTTGTCTATCTCTTCGGGTACAGCAACCCGGGGCATATCGCCATTGCCACGGCATGGTTTGCCATTTTCATCATCATCGGCGTTGTCGTCTCATCCTATGCCACCAAGCTCCAGCAGGAGAAGGCGCGGATCCGCCAGATCCTGAACAACTCCCAGGACGGGATCTTCTGTTTCGATATCAAAACCGGGCAAGTGCAGGAGATCAATGCCAAATGCGCCCAGTGGCTCCGCTACGAGAGGGCGGAACTGCGCGGGACAAGCCTTGCAATGATCTGGTCGGATGCAGGAGAGCGCGAAGGATTTATTGCGAGGGTGAAAAAAGATCCCTGGAACACCGAGACAGAGGGAATGTTCCGGGCAAAAGACGGGACCATGCTCAGGTTTGTCATCTCTGCAGCTCTCGTTCTGCCGGACAGGATACTCTGTTCCGCCATTGATATCACCGGCAGCAAGATCGTGGACGAGGAGATCCGAAAGACCCTCGAAGACCTGGAGGAGCAGGTGCGGGCCCGCACGGCCCATCTCGAGGCGCTCAACGAGAAACTCCGGGCCGAGATCCTTGAGCGCAGGCAGTTCGAACAGAAGATGCTGGCCGAGACCATGAGATCGGCCCGCGATGAGGATGAGATCTGA
- a CDS encoding PAS domain S-box protein, with protein MTASPSVQRQAFWAVIILATTIFAIYSTIFSLTHGIYEVYPFLYFLPIILFVYQYPRWGVLFSLFMSSIYLLFVYYFSGFDPAYIAVSTAWFVIFVTIGVVTSSFAEGLKAEERKYRGIFENSQAGIFTVDLTTGRIRELNLKCARMLKYTREELIDKDLSVILPGAYDRDTFLHDIRLNEKSGDVELRFQTRDAAVRHFLISASLSPDNIVICSAIDITERKLAERVIQKAKDDLEQRVRERTDELLRANDALKAEIQERERFEAAIKLTNRKLNTLSSITRHDILNQISAIVMYLSLAEETSTEPVVIDHLKKIEQLTELIQAQIRFTRDYQSIGANAPIWQVVAATVRSAIQNLNMGTIRVENLLGSLEIYADYLLEKVFFNLVDNSLRHGGNVSVCRFLYRKEQNGVTILYEDDGIGVPASAKDKIFKREYYRNTGYGMFLAHEILSITNLSIKETGDPGHGVRFEIFVPEGTYRLTDGSDAT; from the coding sequence ATGACCGCATCCCCGTCAGTACAGCGCCAGGCTTTCTGGGCGGTCATCATTCTTGCAACAACCATCTTTGCCATTTATTCAACCATCTTCTCCCTGACCCACGGCATCTACGAGGTGTACCCGTTCCTCTATTTCCTGCCCATCATCCTCTTTGTCTACCAGTATCCGCGCTGGGGAGTTCTCTTCTCCCTCTTCATGAGCTCCATCTACCTGCTCTTTGTCTATTACTTCAGCGGATTCGACCCGGCTTACATTGCCGTCTCAACAGCATGGTTTGTCATCTTTGTCACAATCGGCGTTGTCACCTCCTCGTTTGCCGAGGGGCTCAAGGCGGAAGAGAGAAAATACCGGGGCATCTTCGAGAACTCGCAGGCAGGTATCTTTACGGTTGACCTGACAACCGGAAGGATCCGCGAGCTCAATCTCAAGTGCGCAAGGATGCTCAAGTACACGCGGGAGGAACTCATCGACAAGGACCTCTCCGTGATCCTCCCGGGGGCGTATGACCGGGATACCTTCCTGCACGATATCCGACTCAATGAAAAGTCCGGGGATGTCGAGCTCCGGTTCCAGACCCGGGATGCTGCTGTCCGCCATTTTCTCATCTCTGCATCCCTCTCACCCGACAATATCGTGATCTGCTCGGCTATCGACATCACCGAACGCAAGCTGGCCGAGCGGGTGATCCAGAAGGCAAAAGACGATCTCGAACAGCGGGTGCGGGAGCGGACGGACGAACTGCTCAGGGCAAACGATGCCCTCAAGGCCGAGATCCAGGAGAGAGAGCGGTTCGAGGCTGCAATAAAACTCACCAACCGGAAGCTGAACACGCTCTCCTCGATAACCCGGCACGATATCCTCAACCAGATCAGCGCCATCGTCATGTACCTCTCGCTTGCAGAGGAGACCTCGACCGAGCCGGTGGTGATCGATCATCTCAAGAAGATCGAACAGCTCACTGAACTGATCCAGGCCCAGATCCGGTTCACCCGCGATTACCAGAGTATCGGGGCCAACGCCCCCATCTGGCAGGTCGTGGCAGCAACCGTCAGGAGCGCCATCCAGAATCTCAACATGGGCACGATCCGGGTGGAGAACCTGCTCGGCAGCCTGGAGATCTATGCCGATTACCTGCTCGAGAAAGTGTTCTTCAACCTGGTGGACAATTCCCTCCGCCATGGCGGGAACGTCTCGGTCTGCCGGTTCCTGTACCGGAAGGAACAGAACGGGGTGACCATCCTGTACGAGGACGATGGTATCGGGGTGCCGGCAAGCGCCAAGGACAAGATCTTCAAACGGGAATATTACCGGAACACCGGGTACGGCATGTTCCTTGCCCACGAGATCCTCAGCATCACCAATCTTTCGATAAAAGAGACCGGAGATCCCGGGCATGGGGTCCGGTTCGAGATCTTTGTCCCGGAAGGAACGTACCGTCTCACAGACGGCAGCGATGCAACGTAA
- a CDS encoding dihydroorotate dehydrogenase electron transfer subunit produces the protein MAEGLPVPVSILRIKKETPLIRTFVFDTSFAFAPGQFVMVWVPGVDEIPMALSSENSITVQNVGDATSALFNLEPGSKLGIRGPFGNGFTKGERVLAIAGGVGAAPLLPLARSDCVMTLLLGARSETELLFLDQLDECTDVIIATDDGSLGHHGFVTTLMDDLNLAAYDRLAVCGPEIMMRAVLAKVSEKGLAHKTEFSLHRYMKCGVGVCGSCCMDSSGLRVCRDGPVFSGDVLQKSEFGHYMRDASGRKKNL, from the coding sequence ATGGCTGAGGGTCTGCCGGTTCCGGTCAGCATCCTCCGGATAAAGAAGGAGACACCGCTGATCCGGACTTTTGTATTCGATACCTCCTTTGCGTTCGCCCCCGGGCAGTTCGTGATGGTCTGGGTGCCGGGTGTGGACGAGATCCCCATGGCGCTCTCCTCCGAGAACAGCATCACGGTCCAGAACGTGGGCGATGCAACGAGTGCCCTGTTCAATCTTGAGCCCGGGAGCAAGCTCGGTATCCGCGGCCCGTTCGGCAATGGTTTTACCAAAGGGGAGCGGGTGCTGGCAATCGCTGGCGGCGTTGGCGCCGCCCCGCTCCTGCCGCTCGCCCGGTCGGACTGTGTGATGACGCTTCTCCTTGGCGCACGGAGCGAGACCGAACTTCTCTTCCTCGACCAGCTGGACGAGTGTACCGATGTGATCATTGCAACGGATGACGGCTCGCTCGGGCATCACGGATTTGTAACTACTCTCATGGACGACCTGAACCTTGCCGCCTATGACCGGCTTGCGGTCTGCGGGCCCGAGATCATGATGCGGGCGGTTCTGGCAAAAGTCAGCGAGAAAGGCCTTGCCCATAAAACGGAATTTTCCCTTCACCGGTACATGAAGTGCGGCGTCGGGGTCTGCGGGTCGTGCTGCATGGACTCCTCCGGTCTCCGGGTCTGCAGGGACGGCCCGGTCTTCTCGGGGGATGTCCTCCAGAAGAGCGAGTTCGGGCACTACATGCGGGATGCGAGCGGCCGGAAAAAGAACCTCTGA